A genomic segment from Drosophila miranda strain MSH22 chromosome 3, D.miranda_PacBio2.1, whole genome shotgun sequence encodes:
- the LOC108159440 gene encoding protein lingerer isoform X6, translated as MSTQTRSGGGGGGGGSSRSQKKSNSANVGGGTAHDAAPHAAANRKGDANKTDKPEKAQPKATTEQLRIAQITNSTTEDPQINEKVTLLLTMTQRSEEEVCCALNECDYDLEAAANFLIEELPQGAFAKYEKKRKRPASTAADGAAGDGEWADGNANADKRENTRNRSSNRGGGRGGTDSRGWRGRETRENERNTRESRGGGGERGGERGDDRANDNYRGQRNGGRSAPGGGGGRGGGFVSRSGRGGGRMGGRSSGPRGDRTSGSGGFGAGRSSNANEDHHEVELWDNTIAQNAEKQQPGHDDSWGDWNNEEYEGSLKDSKVFTTSNLSTQTAATVVSGGGAGAASSTGSGGELSAPPGLEHHLGSSVLAQGSHLGALVSSVAAGTSGEDNSGSSGPPATPPSVLLGSATTPLLQYSAAVSNPPPQMQSQGTQHSSGGGTAAGGGGSASSSFVSAASDTFTSAASAAATLVQQAQQQQQLQQTTPIKPSATLSVEQSQYFNSLASQGVSPGSTAVQPTPAGYAPSSATAYSQTSTSVGGGGGVGGSPYPSTYANVFGSTAGDQSQQQTQVRRARVKLPPPSKIPATAVEMPGDNALNNIGYLDVQFGALDFGTDDSFDSMPEKFNASVEQKQQQDDYQNKSQQQQQQQSTLTAGLQSSQIGDALSAAGYAARSTAQQQQQSANSTVASNALDQLTKNDPYGQASSAGSAYQNAYQSSAASKANSAYQTSAQGGYGSSSYANVQSSVANSYQQQGYGSYQPSVNSYQQQQTVAGTQPSVGSGVPGSGSASTQNIPVGGSASQNSSSGNASSAYLTSGYSTPQSAYQSSQSVYGNSSGFAGSASNASSQYASFGTSAKLKDASTASGAAHYDSVSTSSGVSSSSGSTGNGAAGAVSGQPGVNQASVSNNNNVSGSSSNSNVTAGVTSGNVAGGGVSQSGVSSGGVGVAGGSGSASSVGVNVNNNNAGSVGGAAVAAQTAAGTAAVLASLTNKNSSSSNSSGSGVGVGGGATTAGGVGGASTGSGGGAGSGAGSGGGGGSGSGLVPTNIQMQGYYDLNYTPTSLGAGRDNLGSVAYSTMTDGRFARTDNNSSPVSNVSSTMSQQAGSSAPMLNVPYAYFYGGNVMPGGFQYGTPAIYPQQIPTANTASGGQFPKPSYSAGYGSTNYDTLSQTTQDYSKGGYSTSVNQQTKTQTVSNQPQAGTASDLTSSMYGKGHVALNKVNSYDKQSFHSGTPPPFNMANTQTAGGTSAQPYGMYLPMPAAGHHNMIHQPIHQMDGRIHSSSRRDSNSAGQRQQSSSQSKSAGKQGYSPSYWTGQN; from the exons ATGAGCACACAAACTCGTTCaggcggcggtggcggaggAGGCGGCAGCAGTCGCAGCCAGAAAAAGTCAAATTCCGCCAATGTTGGCGGGGGCACGGCCCACGATGCAGCCCCACATGCAGCAGCGAACAGGAAAGGCGACGCTAATAAGACAGATAAACCAGAGAAGGCCCAGCCCAAGGCCACCACGGAACAGTTGCGCATCGCCCAGATTACCAACAGCACCACAGAGGATCCACAGATCAACGAAAAGGTTACCCTCTTACTGACCATGACTCAACGTTCCGAGGAGGAGGTGTGTTGCGCCCTCAACGAGTGCGACTACGACTtggaagcagcagccaacTTCTTGATCGAGGAGCTCCCTCAG GGCGCCTTTGCGAAGTACGAGAAGAAGCGGAAGAGGCCTGCAAGCACTGCTGCCGATGGTGCCGCTGGCGATGGTGAGTGGGCCGATGGCAATGCAAATGCGGACAAGCGCGAAAATACCCGGAACCGCAGCTCGAACCGCGGCGGCGGACGCGGCGGCACTGACAGCCGTGGAT GGCGCGGCAGAGAGACCCGCGAGAACGAGCGCAACACTCGGGAATCTCGCGGCGGCGGTGGGGAACGCGGCGGCGAACGTGGTGATGACCGGGCAAACGACAACTATCGCGGCCAGCGCAACGGCGGACGAAGTGCGCCCGGAGGCGGTGGTGGACGCGGAGGCGGCTTCGTTTCACGCTCTGGACGCGGAGGAGGTCGCATGGGAGGTCGTAGCAGTGGCCCACGCGGAGATCGCACCAGTGGCAGCGGTGGCTTTGGAGCAGGACGCAGTAGTAATGCCAACGAGGACCACCACGAGGTGGAGCTCTGGGACAACACCATTGCGCAGAATGCCGAGAAACAGCAGCCTGGCCACGACGATTCCTGGGGCGACTGGAACAACGAGGAGTACGAGGGCTCCCTCAAGGACAGCAAAGTGTTCACCACCAGCAATCTGTCCACACAGACGGCCGCCACCGTGGTCAGCGGAGGAGGTGCCGGTGCAGCATCAAGTACTGGATCTGGGGGCGAGCTTTCGGCCCCGCCAGGACTGGAGCATCATCTGGGCAGCAGTGTCCTGGCCCAAGGATCTCATCTGGGTGCTCTGGTATCGTCGGTCGCAGCTGGAACAAGTGGCGAGGACAACAGTGGTAGCAGTGGGCCGCCGGCAACACCGCCGTCAGTGCTGTTGGGCTCGGCCACCACGCCGCTCCTCCAGTACAGCGCCGCGGTCAGCAATCCACCGCCCCAGATGCAGTCGCAGGGCACGCAGCACAGCAGCGGCGGAGGCACTGCCGCTGGTGGTGGGGGCAGCGCTTCATCATCCTTCGTATCCGCCGCATCAGACACATTCACAAGCGCCGCCTCGGCAGCAGCCACGTTAGTGCAGcaggcccagcagcagcaacagcttcAGCAGACGACTCCCATAAAGCCGTCGGCTACCCTTTCGGTGGAGCAATCTCAGTATTTCAACTCCCTGGCCAGCCAGGGCGTCAGTCCCGGATCCACTGCCGTGCAGCCAACGCCAGCTGGATATGCCCCAAGCTCTGCCACCGCCTACTCCCAGACGAGTACGAGCGTGGGTGGCGGTGGGGGCGTGGGTGGTAGCCCGTACCCCAGCACGTATGCGAATGTGTTTGGCTCGACAGCTGGTGATCAGTCGCAGCAGCAGACGCAAGTGAGGAGGGCACGCGTCAAGCTGCCGCCTCCCTCGAAGATCCCGGCGACCGCGGTAGAGATGCCCGGCGACAATGCCCTGAACAACATTGGCTACCTGGATGTGCAATTCGGTGCTCTGGACTTTGGCACGGACGACAGCTTCGACTCCATGCCAGAGAAGTTCAACGCGAGCGTcgagcagaagcagcagcaggacgACTATCAGAACAAgtctcagcagcagcagcagcagcagtcgacTCTGACAGCGGGCCTGCAAAGTTCTCAAATT GGTGATGCCTTAAGTGCTGCCGGCTATGCGGCCCGTTCAACGgcgcagcaacagcagcagagtgCTAACTCGACTGTCGCCAGCAATGCCCTGGATCAACTGACCAAGAACGATCCGTACGGGCAGGCAAGCAGTGCGGGCAGTGCCTATCAGAATGCGTACCAGAGCAGTGCGGCCAGTAAGGCGAACAGTGCCTACCAGACGTCGGCGCAGGGGGGCTACGGCAGCTCCAGCTATGCGAATGTCCAGTCGTCGGTGGCGAACAGCTACCAGCAGCAGGGGTATGGCTCGTACCAGCCAAGTGTCAACTcctaccagcagcagcagactgTCGCCGGGACGCAGCCTTCCGTGGGTAGTGGTGTGCCCGGAAGTGGGTCAGCGTCAACGCAAAACATTCCGGTCGGCGGAAGTGCCAGCCAGAACAGCTCCAG CGGTAATGCCAGCTCCGCGTATCTCACATCGGGATACTCGACGCCACAAAGCGCTTACCAGTCCAGCCAGAGTGTCTATGGCAACAGTAGCGG GTTTGCTGGCAGCGCGAGCAACGCGTCTTCGCAGTACGCCAGCTTTGGTACCAGCGCCAAACTCAAGGATGCCTCTACAGCCAGCGGCGCCGCGCACTACGACAG TGTGTCGACGAGCAGCGGCGTGagtagcagcagcggcagcacgGGCAACGGAGCGGCAGGAGCCGTGAGTGGGCAGCCAGGGGTTAACCAGGCGTCTGTGTCGAACA ATAACAATgtgagcggcagcagctccaacagcaACGTGACGGCGGGCGTGACCAGCGGCAATGTGGCTGGAGGAGGCGTTAGCCAGAGCGGCGTAAGTAGCGGCGGCGTGGGCGTGGCCGGTGGCAGCGGTAGTGCGTCCAGCGTCGGTGTGAATGTgaacaacaacaatgccgGCTCGGTGGGAGGAGCGGCGGTCGCTGCCCAAACAGCTGCCGGCACCGCAGCAGTGCTGGCCTCGCTGACCAACAAgaatagcagcagcagtaacagcagcggcagcggcgttggcgttggcggTGGCGCCACAACAGCTGGTGGCGTCGGAGGCGCAAGCACCGGCAGTGGCGGCGGCGCTGGTTCTGGTGCTGGTagtggtggtggcggtggcagcggcagcggcttGGTGCCCACCAACATCCAAATG CAGGGATATTACGATCTGAACTACACGCCAACCAGCCTGGGAGCGGGACGCGACAATCTCGGATCTGTGGCGTACTCAACCATGACTGACGGACGCTTTGCCCGCACCGACAATAACTCCAGTCCAGTAAGCAAC GTGTCTAGCACAATGTCTCAACAGGCGGGCTCAAGTGCACCCATGCTGAATGTTCCTTATGCCTATTTCTATGGTGGCAATGTGATGCCTGGTGGTTTCCAGTACGGCACACCTGCCATTTATCCA CAACAAATACCGACGGCAAACACGGCATCCGGTGGACAGTTCCCGAAGCCATCGTACAGCGCGGGCTACGGCTCAACCAACTACGACACCCTCTCACAGACCACACAGGATTACAGCAAGGGCGGCTACTCGACGAGCGTGAATCAACAAACGAAAACCCAGACGGTTTCCAACCAGCCGCAGGCGGGCACTGCCTCTGACCTGACCTCATCGATGTACGGCAAGGGCCACGTGGCGCTGAACAAGGTTAAT TCGTATGATAAGCAGAGTTTCCACTCGGGCACACCGCCACCGTTCAACATGGCCAACACGCAGACAGCGGGCGGTACCTCGGCCCAGCCGTACGGCATGTACTTGCCGATGCCAGCAGCCGGACACCACAATATGATACATCAGCCCATACACCAG ATGGACGGCAGGATTCATAGCTCATCCCGCCGG GACTCGAACAGCGCCGGGCAGCGCCAGCAGTCGAGCAGTCAGTCTAAGTCGGCCGGCAAGCAGGGCTACTCGCCCTCGTACTGGACCGGACAGAACTAG
- the LOC108159440 gene encoding protein lingerer isoform X9, whose protein sequence is MSTQTRSGGGGGGGGSSRSQKKSNSANVGGGTAHDAAPHAAANRKGDANKTDKPEKAQPKATTEQLRIAQITNSTTEDPQINEKVTLLLTMTQRSEEEVCCALNECDYDLEAAANFLIEELPQGAFAKYEKKRKRPASTAADGAAGDGEWADGNANADKRENTRNRSSNRGGGRGGTDSRGWRGRETRENERNTRESRGGGGERGGERGDDRANDNYRGQRNGGRSAPGGGGGRGGGFVSRSGRGGGRMGGRSSGPRGDRTSGSGGFGAGRSSNANEDHHEVELWDNTIAQNAEKQQPGHDDSWGDWNNEEYEGSLKDSKVFTTSNLSTQTAATVVSGGGAGAASSTGSGGELSAPPGLEHHLGSSVLAQGSHLGALVSSVAAGTSGEDNSGSSGPPATPPSVLLGSATTPLLQYSAAVSNPPPQMQSQGTQHSSGGGTAAGGGGSASSSFVSAASDTFTSAASAAATLVQQAQQQQQLQQTTPIKPSATLSVEQSQYFNSLASQGVSPGSTAVQPTPAGYAPSSATAYSQTSTSVGGGGGVGGSPYPSTYANVFGSTAGDQSQQQTQVRRARVKLPPPSKIPATAVEMPGDNALNNIGYLDVQFGALDFGTDDSFDSMPEKFNASVEQKQQQDDYQNKSQQQQQQQSTLTAGLQSSQIGDALSAAGYAARSTAQQQQQSANSTVASNALDQLTKNDPYGQASSAGSAYQNAYQSSAASKANSAYQTSAQGGYGSSSYANVQSSVANSYQQQGYGSYQPSVNSYQQQQTVAGTQPSVGSGVPGSGSASTQNIPVGGSASQNSSSGNASSAYLTSGYSTPQSAYQSSQSVYGNSSGFAGSASNASSQYASFGTSAKLKDASTASGAAHYDSVSTSSGVSSSSGSTGNGAAGAVSGQPGVNQASVSNNNNVSGSSSNSNVTAGVTSGNVAGGGVSQSGQGYYDLNYTPTSLGAGRDNLGSVAYSTMTDGRFARTDNNSSPVSNVSSTMSQQAGSSAPMLNVPYAYFYGGNVMPGGFQYGTPAIYPQQIPTANTASGGQFPKPSYSAGYGSTNYDTLSQTTQDYSKGGYSTSVNQQTKTQTVSNQPQAGTASDLTSSMYGKGHVALNKVNSYDKQSFHSGTPPPFNMANTQTAGGTSAQPYGMYLPMPAAGHHNMIHQPIHQMDGRIHSSSRRDSNSAGQRQQSSSQSKSAGKQGYSPSYWTGQN, encoded by the exons ATGAGCACACAAACTCGTTCaggcggcggtggcggaggAGGCGGCAGCAGTCGCAGCCAGAAAAAGTCAAATTCCGCCAATGTTGGCGGGGGCACGGCCCACGATGCAGCCCCACATGCAGCAGCGAACAGGAAAGGCGACGCTAATAAGACAGATAAACCAGAGAAGGCCCAGCCCAAGGCCACCACGGAACAGTTGCGCATCGCCCAGATTACCAACAGCACCACAGAGGATCCACAGATCAACGAAAAGGTTACCCTCTTACTGACCATGACTCAACGTTCCGAGGAGGAGGTGTGTTGCGCCCTCAACGAGTGCGACTACGACTtggaagcagcagccaacTTCTTGATCGAGGAGCTCCCTCAG GGCGCCTTTGCGAAGTACGAGAAGAAGCGGAAGAGGCCTGCAAGCACTGCTGCCGATGGTGCCGCTGGCGATGGTGAGTGGGCCGATGGCAATGCAAATGCGGACAAGCGCGAAAATACCCGGAACCGCAGCTCGAACCGCGGCGGCGGACGCGGCGGCACTGACAGCCGTGGAT GGCGCGGCAGAGAGACCCGCGAGAACGAGCGCAACACTCGGGAATCTCGCGGCGGCGGTGGGGAACGCGGCGGCGAACGTGGTGATGACCGGGCAAACGACAACTATCGCGGCCAGCGCAACGGCGGACGAAGTGCGCCCGGAGGCGGTGGTGGACGCGGAGGCGGCTTCGTTTCACGCTCTGGACGCGGAGGAGGTCGCATGGGAGGTCGTAGCAGTGGCCCACGCGGAGATCGCACCAGTGGCAGCGGTGGCTTTGGAGCAGGACGCAGTAGTAATGCCAACGAGGACCACCACGAGGTGGAGCTCTGGGACAACACCATTGCGCAGAATGCCGAGAAACAGCAGCCTGGCCACGACGATTCCTGGGGCGACTGGAACAACGAGGAGTACGAGGGCTCCCTCAAGGACAGCAAAGTGTTCACCACCAGCAATCTGTCCACACAGACGGCCGCCACCGTGGTCAGCGGAGGAGGTGCCGGTGCAGCATCAAGTACTGGATCTGGGGGCGAGCTTTCGGCCCCGCCAGGACTGGAGCATCATCTGGGCAGCAGTGTCCTGGCCCAAGGATCTCATCTGGGTGCTCTGGTATCGTCGGTCGCAGCTGGAACAAGTGGCGAGGACAACAGTGGTAGCAGTGGGCCGCCGGCAACACCGCCGTCAGTGCTGTTGGGCTCGGCCACCACGCCGCTCCTCCAGTACAGCGCCGCGGTCAGCAATCCACCGCCCCAGATGCAGTCGCAGGGCACGCAGCACAGCAGCGGCGGAGGCACTGCCGCTGGTGGTGGGGGCAGCGCTTCATCATCCTTCGTATCCGCCGCATCAGACACATTCACAAGCGCCGCCTCGGCAGCAGCCACGTTAGTGCAGcaggcccagcagcagcaacagcttcAGCAGACGACTCCCATAAAGCCGTCGGCTACCCTTTCGGTGGAGCAATCTCAGTATTTCAACTCCCTGGCCAGCCAGGGCGTCAGTCCCGGATCCACTGCCGTGCAGCCAACGCCAGCTGGATATGCCCCAAGCTCTGCCACCGCCTACTCCCAGACGAGTACGAGCGTGGGTGGCGGTGGGGGCGTGGGTGGTAGCCCGTACCCCAGCACGTATGCGAATGTGTTTGGCTCGACAGCTGGTGATCAGTCGCAGCAGCAGACGCAAGTGAGGAGGGCACGCGTCAAGCTGCCGCCTCCCTCGAAGATCCCGGCGACCGCGGTAGAGATGCCCGGCGACAATGCCCTGAACAACATTGGCTACCTGGATGTGCAATTCGGTGCTCTGGACTTTGGCACGGACGACAGCTTCGACTCCATGCCAGAGAAGTTCAACGCGAGCGTcgagcagaagcagcagcaggacgACTATCAGAACAAgtctcagcagcagcagcagcagcagtcgacTCTGACAGCGGGCCTGCAAAGTTCTCAAATT GGTGATGCCTTAAGTGCTGCCGGCTATGCGGCCCGTTCAACGgcgcagcaacagcagcagagtgCTAACTCGACTGTCGCCAGCAATGCCCTGGATCAACTGACCAAGAACGATCCGTACGGGCAGGCAAGCAGTGCGGGCAGTGCCTATCAGAATGCGTACCAGAGCAGTGCGGCCAGTAAGGCGAACAGTGCCTACCAGACGTCGGCGCAGGGGGGCTACGGCAGCTCCAGCTATGCGAATGTCCAGTCGTCGGTGGCGAACAGCTACCAGCAGCAGGGGTATGGCTCGTACCAGCCAAGTGTCAACTcctaccagcagcagcagactgTCGCCGGGACGCAGCCTTCCGTGGGTAGTGGTGTGCCCGGAAGTGGGTCAGCGTCAACGCAAAACATTCCGGTCGGCGGAAGTGCCAGCCAGAACAGCTCCAG CGGTAATGCCAGCTCCGCGTATCTCACATCGGGATACTCGACGCCACAAAGCGCTTACCAGTCCAGCCAGAGTGTCTATGGCAACAGTAGCGG GTTTGCTGGCAGCGCGAGCAACGCGTCTTCGCAGTACGCCAGCTTTGGTACCAGCGCCAAACTCAAGGATGCCTCTACAGCCAGCGGCGCCGCGCACTACGACAG TGTGTCGACGAGCAGCGGCGTGagtagcagcagcggcagcacgGGCAACGGAGCGGCAGGAGCCGTGAGTGGGCAGCCAGGGGTTAACCAGGCGTCTGTGTCGAACA ATAACAATgtgagcggcagcagctccaacagcaACGTGACGGCGGGCGTGACCAGCGGCAATGTGGCTGGAGGAGGCGTTAGCCAGAGCGGC CAGGGATATTACGATCTGAACTACACGCCAACCAGCCTGGGAGCGGGACGCGACAATCTCGGATCTGTGGCGTACTCAACCATGACTGACGGACGCTTTGCCCGCACCGACAATAACTCCAGTCCAGTAAGCAAC GTGTCTAGCACAATGTCTCAACAGGCGGGCTCAAGTGCACCCATGCTGAATGTTCCTTATGCCTATTTCTATGGTGGCAATGTGATGCCTGGTGGTTTCCAGTACGGCACACCTGCCATTTATCCA CAACAAATACCGACGGCAAACACGGCATCCGGTGGACAGTTCCCGAAGCCATCGTACAGCGCGGGCTACGGCTCAACCAACTACGACACCCTCTCACAGACCACACAGGATTACAGCAAGGGCGGCTACTCGACGAGCGTGAATCAACAAACGAAAACCCAGACGGTTTCCAACCAGCCGCAGGCGGGCACTGCCTCTGACCTGACCTCATCGATGTACGGCAAGGGCCACGTGGCGCTGAACAAGGTTAAT TCGTATGATAAGCAGAGTTTCCACTCGGGCACACCGCCACCGTTCAACATGGCCAACACGCAGACAGCGGGCGGTACCTCGGCCCAGCCGTACGGCATGTACTTGCCGATGCCAGCAGCCGGACACCACAATATGATACATCAGCCCATACACCAG ATGGACGGCAGGATTCATAGCTCATCCCGCCGG GACTCGAACAGCGCCGGGCAGCGCCAGCAGTCGAGCAGTCAGTCTAAGTCGGCCGGCAAGCAGGGCTACTCGCCCTCGTACTGGACCGGACAGAACTAG